A part of Cydia amplana chromosome 24, ilCydAmpl1.1, whole genome shotgun sequence genomic DNA contains:
- the LOC134659328 gene encoding uncharacterized protein LOC134659328 produces MEYMEEDPELGMVSEPESNSAIINSLNADCWRLILDYLSVQELLQTERTCKDWQKLVLHHISHRRIMIQESECDENTLILRKSSDVWPSFKRWLKKCGPSVQEFDADGQYFRGVMEVLRDTCPNLEVLRLTNLKKKLSPTNTLHFQKLTWLVFENCDEITDDCINQFLTSDMNELVIISNKRVTGKFLNNLKAGQMKRLILRDCRALKFSFLLTYADRLKNLTDLVLWKKNRSKIEIRSKLHLLLDKMPNLEQIGFSVVDMFNRYNDQQCLEESNVFFESVCRLEKLHRFNANFDMWDHHLEALARNCKDLLALHLSCDQITREGLDALCRHRGPQLYELNLSGSALVDDDIVACIYACPKLLWLDITFCHISAGAVQRIASARRDMRDNLRDSKYASNDHNNLCFKLLLFIYRRDFNGNEEDFKDVIDLRYKNYRDDDYTSDDEY; encoded by the exons ATGGAATATATGGAAGAAGACCCAGAGCTGGGAATG GTATCAGAACCAGAATCTAACAGCGCAATAATAAACTCTCTAAATGCGGACTGCTGGCGCCTCATCCTGGACTATTTATCGGTTCAGGAGCTCCTGCAGACGGAACGTACCTGCAAAGACTGGCAGAAATTGGTGCTTCATCACATATCAc ATCGCAGAATTATGATTCAAGAGAGTGAATGTGACGAAAATACTTTGATATTAAGAAAGTCAAGCGACGTATGGCCATCGTTCAAACGTTGGCTCAAAAAATGTGGACCTTCAGTTCAGGAGTTTGATGCCGATGGCCAATATTTCAGGGGTGTGATGGAGGTTCTCAGGGACACCTGCCCGAACCTGGAAGTCCTCAGG CTGACGAATTTAAAAAAGAAGTTGTCGCCAACCAACACGCTCCACTTCCAAAAACTCACGTGGCTCGTGTTCGAAAATTGTGAT GAGATAACAGACGATTGCATCAACCAGTTCCTTACAAGCGATATGAACGAATTGGTGATCATATCCAACAAACGCGTGACAGGCAAATTTCTAAACAATTTGAAAGCTGGTCAAATGAAGCGTCTCATACTAAGAGACTGTAGAGCTTTAAAATTCTCCTTCCTCCTTACTTACGCAGATCGTTTAAAAAATCTGACAGATTTAGTGCTATGGAAGAAAAATCGTAGTAAAATTGAAATTAGAAGCAAACTTCATTTGCTGTTAGACAAAATGCCTAATTTGGAACAGATAGGCTTCAGTGTTGTGGACATGTTTAATAGGTATAACGACCAGCAGTGTCTTGAGGAGAGTAATGTGTTTTTCGAGTCGGTGTGTCGACTTGAGAAGTTGCATCGGTTTAACGCGAACTTCGATATGTGGGATCACCATTTGGAAGCGTTGGCGAGGAATTGTAAGGATTTGTTGGCCTTGCACTTGTCCTGCGACC aAATAACTCGAGAGGGGCTGGACGCGTTATGTCGTCACCGGGGCCCCCAACTTTATGAGCTGAACTTGTCGGGCAGCGCGCTCGTCGATGACGACATAGTCGCGTGTATCTACGCCTGCCCTAAACTCCTG TGGTTAGACATTACCTTCTGCCATATATCGGCGGGCGCGGTACAACGCATCGCGAGCGCGCGGCGCGACATGCGCGACAACTTGCGCGACAGCAAGTACGCCAGCAACGACCACAATAACCTCTGCTTCAAGCTGCTGTTGTTCATATATCGGCGGGATTTTAACGGGAACGAGGAAGATTTTAAG GATGTCATCGATCTGCGATACAAAAACTACAGAGACGATGATTACACCAGTGATGATGAATATTAA
- the LOC134659094 gene encoding THAP domain-containing protein 5-like translates to MASCAVRWCKNNLRKVQKKDGITFHRFPSNKSMHQKWTEIIRKQRSDPDWSPSRHSRVCSQHFDEKSKYTTRKGIAKLNSTAVPVLKMTRKDAQSVRPSVPTKAPETFPWQDSDSSDQEVTNVELVPLVSLEQCRFCGDFSKNCLYIDNKPYVHNNKTEFTLNGICVNLDFSNDHLPKTVCRDCDVKLQELADFVNVVKAAQDSLINVTDEDGIQEDEINSKDIDEENTIDVKIEDESPTHEQVNENDVVVRVDDTNEAELIKVAEDTIKSFNNKRKVKVADRNLKKAKGTKRQKNEDSLDNEVNNDEKLDFIVKDTIEIGSTRIQKPKVCRDEKNELYIEIDVKKEVIESSDICDVEEYDVSNKKDLT, encoded by the exons ATGGCCAGTTGCGCCGTTAGATGGTGTAAAAACAATCTTAGAAAGGTTCAAAAGAAAGATGGGATCACATTTCATCG GTTCCCAAGTAACAAATCAATGCATCAAAAATGGACTGAGATAATTCGGAAGCAGCGAAGCGACCCGGACTGGTCGCCTTCGAGACACAGCCGGGTTTGCTCGCAACACTTCGATGAGAAATCCAAATACACGACGCGGAAAGGCATCGCCAAACTTAACAGCACAGCCGTTCCTGTTTTAAAG ATGACTAGGAAGGACGCAcaatccgtccgtccgtccgtcccgaCGAAAGCTCCGGAAACTTTTCCCTGGCAGGACTCGGACAGCTCTG atCAAGAAGTGACCAATGTCGAATTGGTGCCATTAGTGTCCCTCGAGCAGTGTCGCTTCTGCGGCGACTTTTCCAAAAACTGCCTCTACATCGATAACAAGCCTTACGTCCACAACAATAAGACCGAATTTACCTTAAACGGTATCTGTGTAAACCTAGACTTCAGTAATGATCACTTGCCGAAAACTGTTTGTAGAGATTGTGATGTTAAGTTACAAGAATTAGCTGATTTTGTTAACGTTGTCAAAGCAGCCCAGGATTCACTTATCAATGTTACTGATGAAGATGGAATTCAAGAAGATGAGATTAATAGCAAAGATATAGATGAAGAAAATACTATAGATGTTAAAATTGAAGATGAGTCACCAACACATGAACAAGTTAATGAAAATGATGTTGTTGTGCGAGTTGATGATACGAATGAAGCTGAATTAATAAAAGTAGCTGAAGACACAATTAaatcttttaataataaaaggaAAGTTAAAGTGGCAGATAGAAACCTGAAGAAAGCTAAAGGCACTAAAAGACAAAAAAATGAAGATTCACTTgacaatgaagttaataatgATGAAAAGCTTGATTTTATAGTTAAAGATACAATTGAAATAGGTTCAACTAGAATACAAAAGCCTAAAGTTTGTAGGGATGAAAAAAATGAACTCTACATTGAAATTGATGTAAAAAAAGAAGTCATTGAGAGTAGTGATATATGTGATGTGGAAGAATATGATGTGAGTAACAAGAAAGATTTAACCTAG
- the LOC134659330 gene encoding uncharacterized protein LOC134659330, giving the protein MDIQIQQVEERSNSAIINSLNADCWRLILDYLSVKELLQTELTCRDWQKLMLDHISHRPIVIHSMEIDENTLILRQSSDAWCSFKRWARKCGRSVQDFDMDCKHYKDVVETLRDYCPNLLGLKLSRLKKKLSPTNALHFQKLQWLVFDCCDEVTDDCVSQFLTDSLEELRITYNKRVTGRFLNNLKPVNNMKSLALKHCRALRFPFLLSVADRLSNLTVLELWKRNRSKIEIRDKLHLLFEKMPYLREIDIEIYDMLRRPDEERRRTESNVFFESICRLKKLGRVNANFQVWDNHLEALASSCKELMAVDLICNHITRRGLDALCRHVGPRLLELNLAESLLTDDDVAACVYACPKLLSLDLSDCPALEWAVRRIAQARRDMRRDHKFAADTFLRMPLPLTMSRWDFYGDADDYKDVVEVRFNSDGYSSVERQY; this is encoded by the exons ATGGATATTCAAATTCAACAA GTAGAAGAACGTAGCAATAGTGCAATAATAAACTCCTTGAATGCGGACTGCTGGCGCCTCATCTTAGACTATCTATCAGTTAAGGAGCTCCTGCAGACCGAGCTGACATGCAGAGATTGGCAGAAGTTGATGCTCGATCACATATCAC ATCGGCCAATCGTTATCCACAGTATGGAAATAGACGAGAATACCCTAATATTAAGACAATCGAGTGACGCCTGGTGTTCGTTCAAACGATGGGCGAGGAAATGTGGCCGCTCCGTCCAGGACTTCGACATGGACTGTAAACATTACAAGGATGTCGTGGAGACCCTTAGAGACTACTGCCCGAATTTACTAGGCCTTAAG ctgAGCAGGTTAAAAAAGAAACTGTCGCCGACCAACGCGCTCCACTTTCAGAAACTTCAATGGCTCGTATTCGACTGTTGCGAT GAGGTGACAGACGATTGCGTCAGTCAATTCTTAACGGATAGCTTAGAGGAATTACGAATTACATATAACAAGCGAGTCACGGGGCGATTTCTTAACAATTTGAAACCTGTTAATAACATGAAAAGTCTCGCATTAAAACACTGTAGGGCCTTGAGATTTCCATTTCTGCTCTCCGTCGCAGATCGTTTAAGCAACCTCACCGTATTGGAGCTGTGGAAACGGAATCGTAGCAAAATAGAAATTAGGGATAAACTACATTTGCTATTTGAGAAAATGCCTTATTTGAGGGAAATAGATATAGAAATCTACGATATGCTGAGAAGGCCGGACGAAGAGCGCCGTCGGACAGAGAGCAATGTGTTTTTCGAGTCGATATGTAGACTGAAGAAGTTGGGTCGTGTGAACGCGAATTTTCAAGTGTGGGACAACCATCTTGAGGCTTTAGCGAGCAGTTGTAAGGAACTGATGGCAGTCGACTTGATATGCAATC ACATAACGCGGCGCGGTCTGGACGCGCTGTGCCGCCACGTGGGGCCGCGCCTGCTGGAGCTGAACCTGGCCGAGAGCCTGCTCACGGACGACGACGTGGCGGCCTGTGTGTACGCGTGCCCCAAACTACTG TCCCTGGACCTGTCGGATTGTCCGGCGCTGGAGTGGGCGGTGCGGCGCATCGCGCAGGCGCGGCGCGACATGCGGCGCGACCACAAGTTCGCCGCCGACACCTTCCTGCGCATGCCGCTGCCCCTCACCATGAGCCGGTGGGACTTTTACGGGGACGCAGATGATTAcaag gacgTCGTCGAGGTGCGTTTTAATAGCGACGGTTATTCCAGCGTCGAACGTCAATACTGA